A window of the Artemia franciscana unplaced genomic scaffold, ASM3288406v1 PGA_scaffold_168, whole genome shotgun sequence genome harbors these coding sequences:
- the LOC136041351 gene encoding putative ankyrin repeat protein RF_0381, translated as MSKRSLYLAASKRFPLHNAALNGNTQTVEYLLQYGADVNVKDENGTSPLHFAAWKGHTQTVECLLQSGADVNVKYENGTRLLHFAALNGNTQTVECLLQFGADVNVKNENGTRPLHFAAMNGNTQTVECLLQSGADVNVKHENGTSPLHLAALNRNTQTVECLLQFGADVNVKNENGTSPLDFAALSGNTQTVECLLKYGADVNAKTEDGASPLHLSCSFSSPLHLSCSGYFSFLQTCKCLLKYGAYVNSKDNHGMTALHYASRSGDKECVATLLEHGSDIDITCKNDLTAFDVAVDDTAVYFASHVLKLRVANLYVSERNIRLSDKTQTSYPANELKDQFVRELQQMRSETIFCNITFYDIFIKGISSIELYTMNENSLKGLLKSSNWETKFSMYNTIIKSRFRNSIERKVLLELANRSFNSLFNRFAELPHECAEQILSYLSNENLKNFINTSEPLHKE; from the coding sequence ATGTCCAAAAGATCACTTTATTTAGCAGCTTCAAAAAGATTTCCACTTCATAATGCAGCTTTGAATGGAAACACACAGACTGTTGAATATCTTTTACAGTATGGCGCTGATGTTAATGTAAAAGATGAGAATGGtacaagtccacttcatttCGCAGCTTGGAAAGGACACAcacagactgttgaatgtcttttacAGTCTGGCGCTGATGTTAATGTAAAATATGAGAATGGTACAAGACTACTTCATTTTGCAGCTTTGAATGGAAACAcacagactgttgaatgtcttttacAGTTTGGCGCTGATGTTAATGTAAAAAATGAGAATGGTACAAGACCACTTCATTTTGCAGCTATGAATGGAAACACACAGacagttgaatgtcttttaCAGTCTGGCGCTGATGTTAATGTAAAACATGAGAATGGtacaagtccacttcatttagcagctttgAATAGAAACAcacagactgttgaatgtcttttacAGTTTGGTGCTGATGTTAATGTAAAAAATGAGAATGGTACAAGTCCGCTTGATTTTGCAGCTTTGAGTGGAAACAcacagactgttgaatgtcttttaaagtaTGGCGCTGATGTTAATGCAAAAACTGAGGATGGtgcaagtccacttcatttatcATGTTCTTTCTCAAGTCCACTGCATTTATCATGTTctggatatttttcatttttacaaacATGTAAATGTCTTCTCAAATATGGAGCCTATGTTAACTCTAAGGACAATCATGGAATGACAGCGCTTCATTATGCTAGTAGGAGTGGAGATAAAGAGTGTGTTGCAACTCTCCTGGAGCATGGATCTGACATAGATATTACTtgtaaaaatgaccttacagcttttgatgtagctgttgATGATACTGCTGTTTATTTTGCAAGCCATGTATTAAAACTGAGAGTGGCAAATTTATATGTAAGTGAAAGAAACATAAGGCTCTCAGACAAGACTCAGACAAGTTATCCTGCAAATGAGCTCAAGGATCAATTTGTAAGAGAACTACAACAAATGAGGAGTGAGacaatattttgtaatataacGTTCTATGACATTTTTATCAAAGGAATAAGCTCAATAGAACTATACACGATGaatgaaaattctttgaaaGGTTTACTGAAATCATCAAACTgggaaacaaaattttcaatgtataacacaataataaaaagccGTTTCAGAAACAGCATAGAAAGGAAAGTGCTGCTTGAACTAGccaatagaagtttcaattctctCTTTAACAGATTTGCTGAGTTACCACATGAATGTGCTGAACAAATACTGAGCTATCTAAGcaatgaaaacttgaaaaatttcataaatactTCTGAACCACTCCACAAGGAGTAG